The stretch of DNA GAGGTTTGATAGATGATGACAATGCTGAGGTGCTAATTCCTCCATTCTTGTCAAGTCTTGTTGTTTTTCTTCCTAATTCAATATAACTCTCTAAAACTATGTTGACTAATCCATGCTTTCACTTATAGCAGTGCTCTAAGGAGAAGACTCGCAAGAAAACTAACAGCGAACATTCTGGTGGAGTTAAGTTTCAGTCTCGCAAGAGAGTTTTTGCACACCAAACACCTAGAGTTACAAGGACAAGGGTTGCCCAGCAAGGTGCAAGTATCACGCCAAGTGACATTTGTGCGCCGCCTACATCACAAGCTAATGAGAGCCACACTAGAGAACTCGTTGGCAACTTAGATGACCACACACAGGCTGCTTTTGAAGGCTAGTTCCACTGCCACATTACTTGGTTTTTTATAACATTGTCATGAGTCAAATGCCTTTAAGTTTATTGCTTGTT from Sorghum bicolor cultivar BTx623 chromosome 8, Sorghum_bicolor_NCBIv3, whole genome shotgun sequence encodes:
- the LOC8086157 gene encoding uncharacterized protein LOC8086157, with protein sequence MASKGMPKRPKGGRIAAPALHPYQMVRLRECMKNSARLKELGLSDREYSRVWAEAGHDKNQSEGVPFDKYQSGDSESEYDPLQDDNGEGGLIDDDNAECSKEKTRKKTNSEHSGGVKFQSRKRVFAHQTPRVTRTRVAQQGASITPSDICAPPTSQANESHTRELVGNLDDHTQAAFEG